Proteins encoded in a region of the Streptomyces sp. NBC_00258 genome:
- a CDS encoding ECF transporter S component, with amino-acid sequence MSEKSHSRPDPRPLPQRQARPIRLGPRSLAALLLVSLVGLAALTWPFFSGPTSQVSAHSKDAPWLFAGLLVLLVGVVGATISESGLGPKAVAMLGVLAATGAALRPIGAGTAGIEPMFFLMVLSGRVLGPGFGFVLGAVTMFASALLTGGVGPWMPFQMLSMGWFTMGAGLLPGPDRLRGRGELLMLALYGFLAAFAYGTFMNLAGWPFMDALSSNVAFDPHDDVDANLARFVAYCLATSLGWDLGRAVVTVVLTLTLGATVLKALRRATRRAAFETSVTFEDPRGAAPVTPSGRTP; translated from the coding sequence ATGAGCGAGAAGTCACACTCCCGCCCCGACCCTCGCCCCCTCCCCCAGCGCCAAGCCCGCCCCATCCGCCTGGGCCCCCGCTCCCTCGCCGCCCTCCTCCTCGTGAGCCTCGTCGGTCTGGCGGCGCTCACCTGGCCGTTCTTCAGTGGACCCACCTCACAGGTGAGTGCCCACTCCAAGGACGCGCCCTGGCTGTTCGCGGGGCTGCTCGTGCTGCTGGTCGGAGTCGTCGGGGCGACGATCTCCGAGTCGGGGCTCGGCCCCAAGGCCGTGGCCATGCTCGGCGTGCTCGCAGCGACGGGGGCCGCACTGCGGCCGATCGGAGCCGGCACCGCCGGCATCGAGCCGATGTTCTTCCTGATGGTGCTGAGCGGGAGGGTCCTCGGGCCGGGCTTCGGATTCGTACTCGGGGCGGTCACGATGTTCGCGTCGGCGCTGCTCACGGGCGGGGTCGGGCCGTGGATGCCGTTCCAGATGCTGTCCATGGGCTGGTTCACGATGGGCGCGGGCCTGCTCCCGGGCCCGGACCGGCTGCGCGGCCGGGGCGAGCTGTTGATGCTCGCCCTGTACGGGTTCCTCGCGGCCTTCGCGTACGGCACGTTCATGAACCTGGCCGGCTGGCCCTTCATGGACGCGCTGTCGTCGAACGTCGCCTTCGACCCGCACGACGACGTGGACGCCAACCTGGCCCGTTTCGTCGCGTACTGTCTGGCCACCTCCCTCGGCTGGGACCTGGGCCGGGCCGTGGTGACCGTCGTCCTGACCCTCACGCTCGGCGCGACCGTCCTCAAAGCCCTCCGACGGGCCACACGGAGGGCCGCCTTCGAGACCTCGGTCACCTTCGAGGACCCGCGTGGTGCGGCGCCCGTCACACCGTCCGGCCGCACACCGTAG
- a CDS encoding SCO2322 family protein — translation MTCRRLVLPVLCLLLAVLGTAGQAQAVGYRYWSFWDRNSTADTWVYATQGPSTARPSDGDVQGFRFSVSEDSKDSAKPRGAADFATICAKTPAREGAKRVGLVLDFGTAADAPSGSTPPRPRTACARVDEDATTADALAAVAKPLRYDTNALLCAIAGYPGTGCGEPVSGDRPRTSASPGTEAESKSGDGSGDGGPSVGLLAGIAAVATLGAAAIWQARRRRG, via the coding sequence GTGACCTGCCGCCGCCTGGTTCTGCCGGTCCTGTGCCTCCTGCTCGCCGTCCTCGGCACGGCGGGGCAGGCCCAGGCGGTCGGCTACCGCTACTGGTCCTTCTGGGACCGGAACTCCACCGCCGACACGTGGGTGTACGCGACCCAGGGGCCGTCGACCGCGCGGCCATCGGACGGTGACGTCCAGGGGTTCCGTTTCTCGGTGAGCGAGGACTCCAAGGACTCGGCGAAGCCGCGCGGGGCCGCCGACTTCGCGACGATCTGCGCGAAGACGCCCGCACGGGAGGGTGCCAAGCGGGTCGGCCTGGTCCTCGACTTCGGCACGGCCGCGGACGCCCCGTCCGGCTCGACCCCGCCCCGACCCCGCACGGCCTGCGCCCGCGTCGACGAGGACGCCACGACCGCGGACGCCCTCGCCGCCGTCGCCAAGCCCCTCCGCTACGACACGAACGCGCTGCTCTGCGCCATCGCGGGCTACCCGGGCACAGGCTGCGGAGAGCCGGTCTCGGGCGACCGCCCGAGGACTTCGGCGTCACCTGGCACGGAGGCGGAGAGCAAGTCCGGCGACGGCAGCGGGGACGGCGGCCCCTCGGTGGGCCTGCTGGCCGGAATCGCCGCGGTGGCGACCCTGGGCGCGGCAGCAATCTGGCAAGCACGCCGCCGCCGCGGCTGA
- a CDS encoding MBL fold metallo-hydrolase, with protein MAQVTDHGGGVRSVEVPIPDNPLGTTLVYVVDTDRGPVLIDTGWDDPASWDALVEGLVACGTSMAEIHGVVITHHHPDHHGLSGKVREASGAWIAMHAADISIVRRTRETKPGRWFTYMADKLTASGAPEEHVAPMRTARSRMFPGASPALPDREIVPGELLDLAGRRLRAIWTPGHTPGHVCLHLEEAHPAQLPGHGRLFSGDHLLPRITPHIGLYEDPDDETVADPLGDYLDSLERIGRLEPAEVLPAHLHAFTDAPSRVRELLDHHESRLTDLRSLLSTPLTSWQLAVRMEWNRPWDDIPYGSRNIAVSEAEAHLRRLVKLGHAEAVPGSDPVTYVAV; from the coding sequence ATGGCACAGGTGACCGATCACGGCGGGGGCGTACGGTCCGTCGAGGTTCCCATCCCGGACAATCCCCTCGGAACGACGCTCGTGTATGTCGTGGACACCGACCGCGGGCCGGTGCTGATCGACACGGGCTGGGACGATCCGGCGTCCTGGGACGCGCTCGTCGAGGGGCTCGTGGCGTGCGGGACGTCCATGGCGGAGATCCACGGAGTGGTGATCACCCATCACCACCCGGACCACCACGGCCTGTCGGGCAAGGTGCGGGAGGCGTCCGGCGCCTGGATCGCGATGCACGCCGCCGACATCTCGATCGTGCGGCGGACACGCGAAACGAAGCCCGGGCGCTGGTTCACGTACATGGCCGACAAGCTGACCGCCTCGGGGGCGCCCGAGGAGCACGTGGCGCCGATGCGCACCGCCCGCTCCCGGATGTTCCCCGGCGCCTCCCCCGCGCTCCCCGACCGCGAGATCGTCCCCGGCGAACTTCTCGACCTCGCCGGCCGCCGCCTCCGCGCGATCTGGACGCCGGGCCACACTCCCGGCCATGTCTGCCTCCATCTGGAGGAGGCGCATCCGGCCCAACTCCCGGGCCACGGACGCCTGTTCTCCGGCGACCACCTCCTGCCGAGGATCACCCCGCACATCGGCCTCTACGAGGACCCGGACGACGAGACCGTCGCCGACCCGCTCGGCGACTACCTCGACTCCCTGGAACGGATCGGCCGCCTCGAACCGGCGGAGGTCCTCCCGGCCCATCTGCACGCGTTCACCGACGCGCCGTCCCGCGTAAGGGAGTTGCTCGACCACCACGAGTCCCGCCTCACCGACCTCCGCTCCCTCCTCTCCACGCCGCTCACCTCGTGGCAGCTCGCCGTCCGCATGGAGTGGAACCGCCCGTGGGACGACATCCCCTACGGATCGAGGAACATCGCCGTCTCGGAGGCGGAGGCCCATCTGCGCCGGCTGGTGAAACTGGGCCACGCGGAGGCGGTACCGGGGAGCGATCCGGTGACGTACGTGGCCGTTTGA
- a CDS encoding ABC transporter ATP-binding protein translates to MIRFENVSVTYDGAAGPTVQGIELTVPEGELMLLVGPSGVGKSTVLGAVNGLVPHFTGGTLRGRVTVAGRDTRTHKPRELADVVGTVGQDPLSHFVTDTVEDELAYGMESLGLAPDVMRRRVEETLDLLGLADLRDRPISTLSGGQQQRVAIGSVLTPHPRVLVLDEPTSALDPAAAEEVLAVLQRLVHDLGTTVLMAEHRLERVIQYADQVALLPTPGAPLVLGTPSEVMAVSPVYPPVVALGRLAGWSPLPLTVRDARRRAGALRERLENSTYEAAGTTSTYAHTTAPLLPTESTPAPSRHPRPRLFRKRTPESAPPPTSPTPTARHSAAVANLSVRRGRTEVLHSVTLTVDPGETLALMGRNGAGKSTLLSALVGLVPPASGSVRVGGVEPHRTAPRELIRHVGLVPQEPRDLLYADTVAGECAAADSDAEAEPGTCRTLVSELLPGIEDDTHPRDLSEGQRLALALAVVLTARPPLLLLDEPTRGLDYAAKSRLVTVLRGLAAEGHAIVLATHDVELAAELSHRVVILADGEPVADGPTAEVVVASPSFAPQVTKILAPQKWLTVPQVREALRAAERAEEAGS, encoded by the coding sequence ATGATCCGCTTCGAGAATGTCTCCGTGACATACGACGGAGCGGCAGGGCCGACCGTCCAGGGCATCGAACTCACCGTCCCCGAGGGCGAGTTGATGCTGCTGGTCGGACCGTCCGGGGTCGGCAAGTCGACGGTGCTCGGCGCGGTGAACGGACTGGTCCCGCACTTCACGGGCGGCACCCTGCGCGGCCGCGTGACGGTGGCGGGCCGTGACACCCGGACCCACAAGCCGCGCGAACTCGCGGACGTGGTCGGCACGGTGGGCCAGGATCCGCTGTCGCACTTCGTGACGGACACGGTCGAGGACGAACTCGCGTACGGAATGGAGTCGTTGGGCCTCGCACCCGACGTGATGCGCCGCCGCGTCGAGGAGACCCTGGACCTGCTCGGCCTCGCCGACCTGCGCGACCGTCCCATCTCCACGCTCTCCGGCGGCCAGCAGCAGCGCGTCGCGATCGGCTCGGTCCTCACCCCGCACCCCAGGGTCCTGGTCCTCGACGAACCGACCTCGGCCCTGGACCCGGCCGCCGCGGAGGAGGTCCTCGCCGTCCTCCAGCGCCTCGTCCACGACCTCGGCACGACGGTCCTCATGGCCGAGCACCGCCTGGAACGCGTCATCCAGTACGCCGACCAGGTCGCCCTCCTCCCCACCCCCGGCGCCCCTCTCGTGCTGGGCACACCGTCCGAGGTCATGGCCGTCTCCCCGGTGTACCCGCCGGTGGTGGCGCTGGGCCGGCTCGCCGGTTGGTCACCCCTGCCGCTGACGGTGCGGGACGCCCGGCGACGGGCGGGCGCACTGCGGGAGCGGCTGGAGAACAGCACGTACGAAGCGGCGGGCACGACGAGCACGTACGCGCACACCACGGCGCCCCTGCTCCCGACGGAAAGCACCCCGGCGCCCTCCCGTCACCCCCGCCCTCGCCTCTTCCGCAAACGCACCCCCGAATCCGCACCCCCACCCACAAGTCCAACCCCAACTGCCCGCCACTCGGCAGCAGTTGCGAACCTTTCCGTCCGCCGCGGCCGTACCGAGGTGCTCCACTCGGTCACGCTCACCGTCGACCCCGGCGAGACCCTCGCCCTCATGGGCCGCAACGGCGCCGGCAAGTCCACGCTGCTCTCCGCCCTCGTCGGCCTGGTCCCACCGGCGTCGGGATCCGTGCGCGTGGGCGGCGTCGAGCCCCACCGCACGGCACCCCGTGAACTCATCCGCCACGTCGGCCTCGTACCGCAGGAGCCCCGCGACCTGCTGTACGCCGACACGGTGGCCGGGGAGTGCGCGGCCGCGGACTCCGACGCCGAAGCGGAACCGGGCACCTGCCGGACCCTGGTGTCCGAGCTGCTCCCGGGCATCGAGGACGACACGCATCCGCGGGACCTCTCGGAGGGCCAGCGGCTCGCGCTCGCCCTGGCGGTCGTCCTGACGGCCCGCCCGCCCCTGCTCCTGCTCGACGAGCCGACCCGAGGCCTCGACTACGCGGCGAAGTCCCGTCTGGTCACCGTCCTGCGAGGGCTGGCGGCCGAGGGTCATGCCATCGTGCTGGCCACCCACGACGTCGAACTGGCCGCCGAACTCTCCCACCGGGTCGTCATCCTCGCCGACGGCGAACCCGTCGCCGACGGCCCGACTGCCGAGGTCGTCGTCGCCTCCCCGTCCTTCGCTCCACAGGTCACCAAGATCCTCGCTCCGCAGAAGTGGCTCACGGTCCCGCAGGTGCGCGAGGCGCTCCGCGCGGCCGAAAGAGCGGAGGAGGCCGGCTCATGA
- a CDS encoding phosphotransferase, with amino-acid sequence MGIPAGAGRLLGSGRTADVYALDDHHDHNGLGDHGGPGGGAWVLRRYRDGYGDAPAEAAVMEYVRSHGYPVPRVRAADARTDLVMERLYGPTLVEAVAAGQLTAGEAGSALARLLRDLHAIPARRSTDPAVRVLHLDLHPENVLLAPAGPMVIDWANTEEGPPGRDWSMSAVIVAQVAVDDDPRAPLAEEMLSALLAGCPDPALLTGPSGGLGWATGQRAANPTMSPSEVELLGEARELIRRLLA; translated from the coding sequence ATGGGGATACCTGCGGGGGCCGGCCGCCTGCTCGGATCGGGGCGCACGGCGGATGTCTACGCGCTCGACGACCACCACGACCACAACGGCCTCGGCGATCACGGTGGTCCCGGTGGCGGCGCGTGGGTGCTGCGCCGGTACCGGGACGGCTACGGGGACGCGCCGGCCGAGGCGGCCGTCATGGAGTACGTACGGAGTCACGGCTATCCCGTGCCGCGCGTGCGGGCGGCGGACGCGCGCACCGACCTCGTGATGGAGCGGCTGTACGGGCCGACCTTGGTCGAGGCGGTGGCCGCCGGCCAACTCACCGCCGGCGAGGCGGGATCGGCGCTCGCCCGGCTCCTGCGCGACCTGCACGCGATCCCCGCCCGCCGCTCCACCGACCCCGCCGTACGCGTCCTGCACCTGGACCTGCACCCGGAGAACGTCCTCCTCGCCCCGGCCGGGCCCATGGTGATCGACTGGGCCAACACCGAAGAGGGCCCGCCCGGCCGCGACTGGAGCATGTCCGCCGTGATCGTCGCCCAGGTGGCCGTCGACGACGATCCCCGCGCGCCCCTGGCCGAGGAGATGCTGTCCGCCCTGCTGGCCGGCTGCCCCGACCCGGCGCTCCTGACGGGCCCGAGCGGCGGTCTCGGCTGGGCGACGGGGCAGCGGGCCGCCAACCCGACGATGAGCCCCAGCGAGGTCGAACTCCTCGGTGAAGCGCGGGAGTTGATCCGCAGGTTGCTGGCCTAG
- the abc-f gene encoding ribosomal protection-like ABC-F family protein, whose protein sequence is MHCAPVDTTATVSPLTTSQIALADVTKRYGDRIVLDRVSLAVRPGEKVGIVGDNGSGKSTLLRLLAGQEPVDNGSLTVVAPGGTGHLRQTLDLPGSARVGDAVDHVLGELRALERRIHVAEAALGTAGTAEFERYAALVAEFDARGGHGADRRVEVGLRRLGENAPLDRERRLSTLSGGQRSRLALAATLASAPELLLLDEPTNDLDDEAVAWLEGHLRRHRGTVVVATHDRAFLERVTDTILEVDQDQRTVRRYGNGYAGFLTAKAAARARWAWEYEQWRDEVARQEHLADSGIGMLAEIPRKGPRAFSGAGAFRGRSRAHGAQSRIRNARERLQRLTEHPVPPPPQPLRFTGRVEGTPTAEGTSTASAHLEDVLVEGRLYVPSLTLDPGDRLLVTGPNGVGKSTLLQLLAGELTPDAGVVRRPRRVGFLRQQSAPDDAFDARTLLAAFAAGRPGHPDEHADALLALGLFHAADLAVPVRNLSVGQRRKLELARLVTAGPLDLLLLDEPTNHLAPALVEEIEAALACYTGTLVVVTHDRLLRERFRGPRLELPLTAAEKTPRQTTGKTRQN, encoded by the coding sequence TTGCACTGTGCTCCCGTCGACACCACAGCCACCGTCTCCCCCCTCACCACGTCCCAGATCGCACTCGCCGACGTGACCAAGCGCTACGGCGACCGCATCGTCCTGGACCGCGTGTCCCTCGCTGTCCGGCCGGGCGAGAAGGTCGGGATCGTCGGGGACAACGGCTCCGGGAAGTCCACCCTCCTGCGGCTGCTGGCAGGGCAGGAGCCGGTCGACAATGGCAGCCTGACCGTCGTCGCACCGGGCGGGACCGGCCACCTCCGCCAGACTCTCGATCTGCCCGGCTCGGCGCGCGTGGGCGATGCCGTGGATCACGTACTGGGCGAACTACGCGCCCTGGAGCGCCGTATTCATGTCGCCGAGGCAGCCCTGGGCACGGCCGGCACCGCCGAGTTCGAGCGCTACGCGGCACTGGTGGCCGAGTTCGACGCGCGGGGCGGACACGGAGCGGATCGCCGGGTCGAGGTGGGCCTGCGCCGGCTCGGCGAGAACGCGCCACTGGACCGGGAGCGTCGGCTGAGCACCCTCTCCGGAGGGCAGCGCTCCCGGCTCGCGCTCGCCGCGACCCTTGCCTCGGCTCCCGAACTGCTGCTGCTCGACGAGCCGACCAACGATCTGGACGACGAGGCCGTGGCCTGGCTCGAAGGGCATCTGCGCCGTCATCGGGGCACGGTCGTCGTGGCCACGCACGACCGGGCGTTCCTGGAACGTGTCACCGACACCATCCTGGAAGTGGACCAGGATCAGCGCACGGTACGGCGCTACGGCAATGGATACGCCGGCTTCCTCACCGCCAAGGCGGCGGCCCGGGCCCGGTGGGCCTGGGAGTACGAGCAATGGCGCGATGAGGTCGCCCGACAGGAACACCTGGCCGACTCCGGTATCGGGATGCTTGCCGAGATCCCCCGCAAGGGGCCGCGGGCGTTCAGCGGCGCCGGCGCCTTCCGGGGACGCTCGCGGGCGCACGGAGCACAGAGCCGCATCCGCAACGCACGCGAGCGGCTGCAACGGCTCACGGAACATCCCGTGCCGCCGCCTCCGCAGCCACTGCGGTTCACGGGCCGCGTCGAAGGCACGCCGACCGCCGAGGGAACATCAACGGCCTCGGCGCACCTGGAAGACGTCCTGGTCGAAGGGCGGTTGTACGTTCCGTCCCTGACGCTCGACCCGGGTGACCGGCTCCTCGTCACCGGCCCCAACGGTGTCGGCAAGAGCACCCTTCTCCAACTGCTGGCAGGGGAGTTGACGCCTGACGCCGGTGTCGTACGCCGACCGCGCCGAGTCGGATTCCTGCGTCAGCAGAGCGCGCCCGACGACGCCTTCGACGCCCGTACGCTGCTGGCGGCGTTCGCGGCCGGCAGGCCGGGGCACCCCGACGAGCACGCCGACGCCCTCCTCGCGCTCGGCCTGTTCCACGCCGCCGACCTCGCCGTTCCCGTACGGAACCTGTCCGTCGGACAGCGCCGCAAGCTCGAACTGGCCCGGCTCGTGACGGCCGGCCCACTCGATCTGCTCCTGCTCGACGAACCGACGAACCACCTGGCCCCCGCCCTGGTGGAGGAGATCGAGGCGGCCCTGGCCTGTTACACCGGCACGCTGGTCGTCGTGACGCACGACCGGCTCCTGCGCGAACGCTTCCGTGGGCCCCGCCTCGAACTGCCCCTGACCGCCGCCGAGAAGACACCGCGTCAGACCACCGGTAAGACGCGCCAGAACTGA
- a CDS encoding transglycosylase SLT domain-containing protein: MSISTRIRRIATPKKALTGAAVAAATAGMVFAAGPAQAAAPAKASPTSAKEIARKMIPNDSQYKAFSKIVEHESGWKVTATNSSSGAYGLVQALPASKMASAGSDWKTNPKTQIKWGLDYMNDRYGSPTGAWNFWQANGWY; this comes from the coding sequence GTGTCCATCTCCACCCGCATCCGCCGTATCGCCACTCCGAAGAAGGCCCTCACCGGTGCCGCCGTGGCCGCTGCCACCGCCGGCATGGTGTTCGCGGCGGGCCCCGCCCAGGCCGCGGCTCCCGCGAAGGCTTCCCCCACCTCGGCCAAGGAGATCGCGCGGAAGATGATCCCGAACGACTCGCAGTACAAGGCGTTCAGCAAGATCGTCGAGCATGAGAGCGGCTGGAAGGTCACCGCCACCAACTCCTCCTCCGGCGCCTACGGCCTGGTCCAGGCCCTGCCGGCCTCGAAGATGGCCTCCGCCGGTTCCGACTGGAAGACGAACCCGAAGACCCAGATCAAGTGGGGCCTCGACTACATGAACGACCGCTACGGCAGCCCGACCGGCGCCTGGAACTTCTGGCAGGCCAACGGCTGGTACTGA
- a CDS encoding energy-coupling factor transporter transmembrane component T, protein MTAGNDDNLQAPASAATATAAATVPTAPGALSKRVQRRLTAPQATRTNAIHPGAWWLWALGLGTAASRTTNPLLLALLIGVAGYVVAARRTEAPWAHSYGAFVKLALAVLVIRLAFAVVLGSPIPGTHTVATLPELPLPDWAKGIRIGGRVTAEGLVFALYDGLKLAALLICVGAANALANPARLLKSLPGALYEAGVAVVVALTFAPNLIADVQRLRAARRLRGRPDKGLRGLLQVGLPVLEGALERSVSLAAAMDARGYGRTADVPPTVRRITAALTLGGLVGVCAGTYGLLTAEGGSYGLPVLLAGLAAALAGLWLGGRRSLRTRYRPDAWGVRAWLVAASGAAVATLLILYASYSPSSSAALHPGVVPLTAPTLPLWPAAAILLGLLPAFVAPAPENTRKESS, encoded by the coding sequence ATGACCGCCGGCAACGACGACAACCTCCAGGCCCCCGCCTCCGCAGCCACCGCGACCGCCGCTGCCACTGTGCCCACGGCACCGGGTGCGCTGTCCAAAAGAGTTCAACGCAGACTCACCGCGCCGCAGGCAACCCGCACCAACGCGATCCACCCAGGCGCCTGGTGGCTCTGGGCCCTGGGCCTGGGCACAGCCGCATCCCGCACCACGAACCCCTTGCTCCTCGCCCTCCTCATCGGCGTTGCCGGCTACGTGGTGGCGGCCCGCCGGACAGAGGCCCCCTGGGCCCACTCCTACGGCGCCTTCGTGAAACTCGCCCTCGCCGTCCTGGTCATCCGCCTGGCGTTCGCAGTCGTCCTCGGCTCCCCCATCCCCGGCACCCACACCGTCGCCACACTCCCCGAACTCCCCCTCCCCGACTGGGCAAAGGGCATCCGCATCGGAGGCCGAGTCACCGCGGAAGGCCTCGTCTTCGCCCTCTACGACGGCCTGAAACTCGCCGCGCTCCTCATCTGCGTAGGCGCGGCGAACGCCCTCGCGAACCCGGCCCGCCTCCTCAAATCCCTCCCAGGAGCCTTGTACGAGGCGGGAGTTGCCGTAGTGGTGGCCCTCACCTTCGCCCCGAACCTGATCGCGGACGTCCAACGTCTGCGCGCCGCCCGGCGCCTCCGAGGCCGCCCGGACAAGGGCCTGCGCGGCCTGCTCCAGGTCGGACTCCCGGTCCTGGAGGGCGCGTTGGAGCGGTCCGTCTCCCTGGCGGCGGCGATGGACGCACGCGGCTACGGCCGCACGGCGGACGTACCGCCCACCGTCCGCCGCATCACCGCCGCACTCACCCTCGGCGGCCTGGTCGGCGTCTGCGCCGGAACGTACGGCCTGCTCACCGCGGAGGGCGGCAGCTACGGCCTGCCCGTACTGCTCGCCGGACTGGCCGCCGCCCTCGCCGGACTGTGGCTCGGCGGCCGCCGCTCGCTGCGTACGCGCTACCGGCCGGACGCGTGGGGCGTCCGCGCATGGCTGGTCGCCGCCTCCGGCGCGGCGGTCGCGACGCTGCTGATCCTCTACGCCTCCTACTCCCCGTCCAGCTCCGCGGCCCTGCACCCCGGTGTCGTCCCGCTGACCGCGCCGACACTCCCCCTGTGGCCCGCGGCGGCGATCCTGCTCGGCCTGCTCCCCGCCTTCGTCGCCCCCGCACCCGAGAACACCCGCAAGGAATCCTCATGA
- a CDS encoding prenyltransferase/squalene oxidase repeat-containing protein, translated as MFVRRSAAVLAATAVIGTAFAPAALADESPGATPSQAFPSALYGSTDPTYDGVWRQSLALLAQDTVGVKPAKQAVDWLAGQQCESGAFAAYRPDPRAKCDAKTKVDTNSTAAALQALEALDASDAVTGAAVKWLKSVQNKDGGWGYFPGTPSDTNSTSVVIGALDAGDTDAKDVPSKDDRTPYDALLGLSVPCDETGGGAFAFQPDKKGKLAANADATAAGVLGVLGEGLDADPDEDGADKASPKASQCVGGHPFTVEDAAANGALYLAGAVAKNGYLKSSLPGAEDQPDYGNTADTVVALAAAGRTADTGKPLAWLEKNSGTWAAKSGPAAYAQLIFAANATGTDPRAFGGADLVKQLGATGPAAASSDASTAPADDKNDKDAASDEDDGGVSLWWIIGVGLVGGIGIGFLLSGRNKKQQP; from the coding sequence ATGTTTGTCCGCCGCAGCGCAGCGGTACTGGCCGCCACCGCCGTGATCGGTACGGCGTTCGCGCCCGCCGCCCTCGCCGACGAGTCGCCCGGCGCGACGCCGTCCCAGGCGTTCCCCTCCGCCCTGTACGGCAGCACCGACCCCACCTACGACGGCGTCTGGCGGCAGTCGCTGGCTCTGCTCGCCCAGGACACCGTGGGGGTGAAGCCCGCGAAGCAGGCCGTCGACTGGCTCGCCGGCCAGCAGTGCGAGAGCGGGGCCTTCGCGGCTTACCGCCCCGACCCGCGCGCGAAGTGCGATGCCAAGACCAAGGTCGACACGAACAGCACCGCCGCCGCGCTGCAGGCCCTGGAGGCCCTCGACGCGAGCGACGCCGTGACCGGCGCGGCCGTGAAGTGGCTGAAGTCCGTGCAGAACAAGGACGGCGGCTGGGGCTACTTCCCGGGCACGCCCAGCGACACCAACTCGACGTCCGTCGTGATCGGGGCCCTGGACGCCGGAGACACCGACGCGAAGGACGTGCCCTCGAAGGACGACCGAACGCCGTACGACGCCCTGCTCGGCCTCTCCGTCCCCTGCGACGAGACCGGCGGCGGCGCCTTCGCCTTCCAGCCGGACAAGAAGGGCAAGCTCGCGGCGAACGCGGACGCCACGGCGGCGGGGGTGCTCGGCGTGCTCGGCGAGGGCCTGGACGCGGATCCCGACGAGGACGGTGCCGACAAGGCCTCCCCGAAGGCGTCCCAGTGCGTGGGCGGCCACCCCTTCACGGTCGAGGACGCGGCGGCCAACGGTGCCCTGTATCTCGCGGGCGCGGTCGCCAAGAACGGCTACCTGAAGTCCTCCCTCCCCGGCGCCGAGGACCAGCCCGACTACGGCAACACCGCCGACACGGTCGTCGCGCTCGCCGCCGCCGGCCGCACGGCCGACACCGGGAAGCCGCTGGCCTGGCTGGAGAAGAACTCCGGCACCTGGGCGGCGAAGAGCGGCCCGGCGGCGTACGCGCAGCTGATCTTCGCGGCGAACGCCACCGGTACGGACCCGCGTGCCTTCGGCGGCGCCGACCTCGTGAAGCAGCTCGGCGCGACCGGCCCCGCGGCGGCGTCCTCCGACGCCTCCACCGCCCCGGCCGACGACAAGAACGACAAGGACGCCGCCTCGGACGAGGACGACGGCGGGGTCAGCCTCTGGTGGATCATCGGGGTCGGCCTGGTCGGCGGCATCGGCATCGGCTTCCTCCTCAGCGGCCGTAACAAGAAGCAGCAGCCGTGA